The genome window GAGAAGATCGTGCTCTGGTACAACTCGGCCAACCGCGACGAGCTGGCGTTCGAGCAGCCCTACCGCTTCAGCGTGACTCGCCGGCCCAACGAGCACGTGGGCTTCGGTGGCCCGGGCGCGCACCACTGTCTGGGCGCGAACCTGGCCAGGCGCGAGATCACGGTGGTGTTCCGCGAGCTGTTCCGCCGCCTGCCCGACCTCGAGATCAGCGCGGCGCCGGTCATGCTGCAGTCGAACTTCATCCACGGCATCAAGCGCATGCCGTGCAAGTTCACGCCGGGCCGGGCGGGCTAGTCGCTCCGGAGCGCGGGAATCACCGACTCACCGATGCGCGCGAAGGAGCGCAGCATCGCGCCGTGGTCGCCCACGATGTGGCGCACCATCACGTACTCGAAGCCGAGCGCCTGGTAGCTGCGCAGCTGCTGAACGACGCTCGCGGCTCCGCCCACGAGCAGGTCGTCGCGGCTCGTGCCGCGGTAGCCCTCGGCGAGGATCTTGCCCGCGGTCAGTTCGGCCTCGGCGTCGGACTCACCCACGTAGATGTCGCGGCGCAGCACCGGCAGGGCCGGGCGGCCCGCGCGCGCCGCGGCCTCGCGATACACCTCGAGCTGGCGCGCGAGCTCGGCGCGCGTGGCGTTCTGGCCGGTGAGCCAACCGTCGCCGATGCGGCCCGCACGGGCCGCCGCGGCGGGCACGGTGCCCGCAATCCAGAGCGACACCGGCACCCTCGGCAGCGGACTCACACAGACGCCGTCCAGGTCGAAGTGCTTGCCGTGAAAAGTGACTCGCTCGCCCGCAAGCAGCGCGCGCACGATCGCCACCAGCTCCTCGAGCCGCTCCGCGCGGCTCGCCATCGGGATCCCGAAAGCCTGGAACGCCTGCTCGCGGCCGCCGTTCGCGAGCGTCACGACCAGCGGCGCGGTCGCGAAGGCCGCGAGCGTGCCGATCTGCTCCGCCAGCAGGATCGGGTGATAGAAGGGCGCGAGCAGGACGAGGCCCACGGGCATCTCGCCCGTCACGGCCATCAGCCGGGCCAGGGCGGGAATCGGCGCGAACGAGTTCGCGTAGGCGGCGGGCACGGCGTGGTTGTCGCCGAACAGGAGTGAGTCGAGCCCCGCGGCGCGGGCTGCCGCGGCCACCTCGAGCACGTTGCGCGCCTGCTCGGCGGTATCCAGCGCGCCCAGCGGCCGT of Myxococcota bacterium contains these proteins:
- a CDS encoding cytochrome P450, with amino-acid sequence EKIVLWYNSANRDELAFEQPYRFSVTRRPNEHVGFGGPGAHHCLGANLARREITVVFRELFRRLPDLEISAAPVMLQSNFIHGIKRMPCKFTPGRAG
- a CDS encoding LLM class flavin-dependent oxidoreductase is translated as MRLGSSLRFLYPTGTHTHALFQQMLAAMPPGSFIERPLGALDTAEQARNVLEVAAAARAAGLDSLLFGDNHAVPAAYANSFAPIPALARLMAVTGEMPVGLVLLAPFYHPILLAEQIGTLAAFATAPLVVTLANGGREQAFQAFGIPMASRAERLEELVAIVRALLAGERVTFHGKHFDLDGVCVSPLPRVPVSLWIAGTVPAAAARAGRIGDGWLTGQNATRAELARQLEVYREAAARAGRPALPVLRRDIYVGESDAEAELTAGKILAEGYRGTSRDDLLVGGAASVVQQLRSYQALGFEYVMVRHIVGDHGAMLRSFARIGESVIPALRSD